The following proteins come from a genomic window of Deltaproteobacteria bacterium:
- a CDS encoding NADP-dependent isocitrate dehydrogenase, with product NDELIGAQGKPQDIGGYYHPDDARASAAMRPSATLNGIVNSIS from the coding sequence CAATGACGAACTCATCGGCGCCCAGGGCAAGCCTCAGGACATCGGTGGTTACTACCATCCTGACGATGCCAGGGCCTCAGCCGCCATGCGTCCAAGCGCTACACTGAATGGAATCGTTAATTC